A single Zonotrichia albicollis isolate bZonAlb1 chromosome 28, bZonAlb1.hap1, whole genome shotgun sequence DNA region contains:
- the KCNA10 gene encoding potassium voltage-gated channel subfamily A member 10: MMDVASWKEMEVALVSFDNADQIVEDPCYSNDLSPAGQSRKGHPSCANLLSNLRILINSENANNETIFSRFSAEFSDHLVGERVGMDEGDQRVIINIAGLRFETRLKTLDQFPETLLGDPEKRMRYFDSMRNEYFFDRNRPSFDGILYYYQSGGKIRRPANVPIDVFADEITFYELGDEAMDQFREDEGFIKDPETLLPTNDFHRQFWLLFEYPESSSAARGVALVSVLVIVISIIIFCMETLPEFREEREFRSTQELSRNVTDTLVSHSTFTDPFFVIETACIVWFSFELFVRFIVCPSKTEFFRNIMNIIDIVSIIPYFVTLTTELIQQSELNGQQNMSLAILRIIRLVRVFRIFKLSRHSKGLQILGQTLKASMRELGLLIFFLFIGVILFSSAVYFAEVDEPQSHFSSIPDGFWWAVVTMTTVGYGDMCPTTLGGKIVGTLCAIAGVLTIALPVPVIVSNFNYFYHRETENEEKQMLPGEVERLLASVATGNGSMESLNKTNGGYPRDKAKK, encoded by the coding sequence ATGATGGACGTGGCCAGTTGGAAGGAGATGGAGGTGGCACTAGTCAGTTTTGACAACGCTGATCAGATCGTGGAGGACCCCTGCTACTCCAATGACCTCAGCCCGGCCGGGCAGTCGCGCAAGGGCCACCCCAGCTGCGCCAACCTGCTGTCCAACCTGCGCATCCTCATCAACAGCGAGAACGCCAACAATGAGACCATCTTCTCCAGGTTCTCCGCCGAGTTCAGCGACCACCTGGTGGGGGAGAGGGTGGGCATGGATGAGGGGGACCAACGAGTCATCATCAACATCGCTGGGCTGAGGTTTGAGACGCGGCTCAAGACCCTGGACCAGTTCCCCGAGACCTTGCTCGGGGACCCGGAAAAGAGGATGCGTTACTTCGACTCCATGAGGAATGAATATTTCTTTGACAGGAACAGGCCCAGTTTTGATGGGATCCTGTACTATTACCAGTCTGGGGGGAAAATACGGCGACCGGCCAATGTCCCCATCGACGTCTTTGCTGATGAAATCACCTTCTATGAGCTGGGTGATGAAGCCATGGACCAGTTCCGGGAGGATGAAGGGTTCATCAAGGATCCTGAGACCCTCTTACCAACCAATGACTTTCACAGGCAGTTCTGGCTGCTCTTCGAGTACCCCGAGAGCTCCAGTGCAGCCAGAGGCGTAGCTTTGGTCTCCGTCCTGGTCATTGTCATCTCCATCATCATCTTCTGCATGGAGACCCTGCCAGAGTTCCGGGAGGAGAGGGAGTTCAGGTCCACCCAGGAGCTTTCTAGGAATGTGACAGACACCTTGGTGTCCCACAGCACCTTCACGGACCCTTTCTTCGTCATAGAGACTGCCTGCATCGTCTGGTTCTCCTTTGAGCTCTTTGTCCGGTTCATTGTGTGCCCCAGCAAGACCGAGTTCTTCAGGAACATCATGAACATCATCGACATCGTGTCCATCATCCCCTACTTTGTGACGCTCACCACTGAGCTGATCCAGCAGAGCGAACTCAACGGGCAGCAGAACATGTCCCTGGCCATCCTGCGCATCATCCGCCTCGTCAGGGTCTTCCGCATCTTCAAGCTCTCCCGGCACTCCAAGGGGCTGCAGATCCTGGGCCAGACCCTCAAGGCCAGcatgagggagctgggcttgctcatcttcttcctcttcatcgGCGTCATCCTCTTCTCCAGTGCCGTTTACTTCGCGGAAGTCGACGAGCCGCAGTCCCACTTCTCCAGCATCCCCGACGGCTTCTGGTGGGCCGTGGTCACCATGACCACCGTGGGCTACGGGGACATGTGTCCCACCACGCTGGGCGGCAAGATCGTGGGGACGCTGTGCGCCATCGCGGGCGTGCTGACCatcgccctgcccgtgcccgtCATCGTCTCCAACTTCAATTATTTCTACCACCGGGAGACAGAGAACGAGGAGAAGCAGatgctgcccggggaggtggaGCGGCTGCTGGCCAGCGTGGCCACGGGCAACGGCAGCATGGAGTCACTCAATAAGACCAATGGGGGTTACCCTCGAGACAAGGCCAAAAAATGA